From the Arvicola amphibius chromosome 2, mArvAmp1.2, whole genome shotgun sequence genome, one window contains:
- the LOC119808157 gene encoding LOW QUALITY PROTEIN: uncharacterized protein LOC119808157 (The sequence of the model RefSeq protein was modified relative to this genomic sequence to represent the inferred CDS: deleted 1 base in 1 codon; substituted 1 base at 1 genomic stop codon) produces MGQSLTTPLSLTLQHWRDVQDFANNQSVEVRKRRWVTFCSSEWPTFNVGWPRDGTFDLNIISQVKSKMMDPGPHGHPDQVAYIVTWEAMAXDPPPWAKPFVPPKPLLPPSAPTLPPPVSSSPAGPPIRSSLYPTLTDPSKTKPPPPQVLPAGDDLLVDLLTEDPPPYREQALPPQVADSTDENEGPAAPSPAAPSPMAARLRGRRDQQLAADSTSSQAFPLRTGGNGQLQYWPFSSSDLYNWKNNNPSFSEDPVRLTALIESVLITHQPTWDDCQQLLQTLLTSEEKQRVLLEARKAVRGADGRPTQLPNEIDAAFPLERPNWDFTTQEGRNHLILYRQLLIAGLHGAGRRPTNLAKVKQVLQGPGETPSAFLEQLKEAYRRYTPYDPEDPGQETSVAMSFIWQSAPDIKRRLERLENLRESSLRDLLKEAERIFNKRETPEEREDRLRKEAEEREDRRRTEAEEKEKERDRKRHKEMSKLLATVVSSQRQGRQEGDRRGPLGS; encoded by the exons ATGGGACAGTCCTTAACTACCCCTTTGAGTCTGACTTTACAGCACTGGAGGGACGTCCAGGACTTTGCGAACAACCAGTCCGTGGAAGTCCGGAAGAGGCGTTGGGTTACTTTCTGTTCATCTGAATGGCCCACATTTAATGTGGGCTGGCCAAGGGATGGTACATTCGACCTTAATATTATCTCGCAGGTCAAAAGC AAAATGATGGACCCCGGCCCTCATGGGCACCCAGACCAGGTGGCCTATATCGTGACCTGGGAGGCAATGGCTTAAGATCCACCACCCTGGGCTaagccttttgtccctcccaaACCCCTACTTCCTCCATCTGCTCCCACCTTACCCCCTCCAGTCTCCTCCTCTCCAGCAGGACCCCCAATCCGCTCGTCTCTATATCCAACCCTTACTGACCCTTCAAAAACCAAACCTCCCCCTCCGCAGGTTCTGCCCGCGGGGGATGACCTATTGGTAGACCTCCTCACGGAGGACCCCCCTCCCTACCGAGAACAGGCCCTCCCGCCTCAGGTGGCCGACTCGACCGATGAAAACGAGGGGCCTGCCGCGCCATCTCCCGCTGCCCCGTCCCCCATGGCAGCCCGCTTAAGGGGACGGCGAGACCAGCAGCTGGCCGCGGATTCTACTTCCTCTCAGGCATTCCCTCTCCGGACCGGAGGAAATGGCCAACTACAATACTGGCCGTTCTCCTCCTCCGACCtatataactggaaaaataacaatCCCTCTTTTTCTGAAGACCCAGTTAGGCTGACTGCTCTAATTGAGTCGGTCCTGATTACTCATCAGCCCACCTGGGATGATTGCCAACAATTACtgcagactttgctgacttcggaggagaagcagagagtcctCCTGGAGGCTCGAAAGGCGGTTCGGGGAGCAGACGGACGTCCCACCCAGCTGCCTAATGAGATAGACGCCGCCTTTCCCCTCGAACGTCCCAATTGGGACTTCACCACACAGGAAGGTAGGAATCACCTAATCCTCTATCGCCAGTTGCTCATAGCGGGTCTCCATGGGGCGGGCCGACGCCCCACCAATTTGGCGAAAGTTAAACAGGTACTGCAGGGACCGGGAGAAACTCCCTCAGCGTTCTTAGAGCAGCTCAAAGAAGCCTATCGTAGATACACCCCGTATGACCCAGAAGATCCAGGGCAAGAAACTAGCGTAGCTATGTCTTTCATTTGGCAATCTGCTCCAGATATCAAACGCAGACTCGAGCGCCTAGAAAACTTAAGGGAGAGTTCGCTCAGGGACCtactaaaggaggcagaaagaatcttTAATAAACGAGAGActccagaagagagggaggatcgtcttagaaaggaggcagaggaaagagaggaccgtCGCAGAACGGaagctgaggaaaaggaaaaagaaagggaccgTAAGAGACATAAGGAGATGAGCAAACTCTTGGCCACCGTAGTTTCCAGTCAAAGACAGGGTAGACAGGAGGGAGACCGAAGGGGACCCCTCGGCAGCTGA
- the Gdf3 gene encoding growth/differentiation factor 3, with translation MQPSLRLSTLGFLLLCLAPGQTSKFQEHDFLQFLDLEKTSSPRRFQPVPRFLRKIFQAREAGGASQDLCYVKELGVPGNLLRLLPDQGFFLNTQEPSRDVSCLQKFLYFNLSAIKEKGKLTMARLTLDLGPRSYYSLGPEVVVVLSVVEERGVWGRPHPKPGRMLALQSVPGPQGPLHFNLKDVVKDRNGNRLKSLGLYLEILAKEDSYSGEHFQVENTCRRLRGSLHASLLVVTLNPDHCRPSSRKRRAAIPVPKESCKNLCHRHQLFVSFQDLGWHNWVIAPKGFMANYCHGDCPFSMAIYLNSSNYAFMQALMHTVDPKVPKAICIPTKLSPISMLYQDNEENVILRHYEDMVVDECGCG, from the exons ATGCAGCCTTCCCTGAGGCTTTCGACTCTCGGCTTCCTCCTGTTGTGTCTGGCACCGGGCCAGACATCCAAGTTTCAAGAACATGACTTTTTGCAGTTTCTGGACTTGGAGAAAACGTCTTCACCTCGCAGGTTCCAACCTGTGCCTCGCTTCTTAAGGAAGATCTTCCAGGCTCGAGAAGCCGGCGGGGCCTCGCAGGACTTATGCTACGTGAAGGAGCTGGGTGTCCCTGGGAACCTGCTTCGGCTTCTCCCAGACCAGG GTTTTTTCCTTAACACACAGGAACCCTCCCGAGATGTCTCTTGCCTACAGAAGTTCCTCTACTTTAACTTGTCTGCTATCAAAGAAAAGGGGAAGTTGACCATGGCCCGGTTGACTCTAGACTTGGGACCCAGGTCCTACTATAGCCTGGGCccagaagtggtggtggtgctgtcTGTGGTTGAGGAGCGTGGTGTGTGGGGGCGACCCCACCCTAAACCAGGCAGGATGCTTGCCCTGCAGTCTGTCCCAGGCCCTCAAGGTCCACTGCACTTCAACCTGAAGGATGTGGTCAAGGATCGGAACGGCAACCGACTGAAGAGTTTGGGCTTATACTTAGAGATTCTGGCCAAAGAGGACAGCTACTCTGGGGAACATTTCCAGGTTGAGAACACCTGTCGCCGGCTGAGGGGTTCTCTTCATGCCTCCCTGCTGGTGGTGACCCTCAACCCTGACCATTGCCGCCCTTCTTCCAGAAAAAGGAGGGCAGCCATCCCTGTCCCCAAGGAGTCTTGTAAGAATCTCTGCCATCGTCACCAGCTGTTCGTCAGCTTCCAGGACTTGGGTTGGCACAACTGGGTCATTGCCCCCAAGGGGTTCATGGCAAATTACTGTCATGGAGATTGTCCCTTCTCAATGGCCATATATTTGAATAGTTCCAACTACGCTTTCATGCAGGCACTGATGCACACGGTTGACCCCAAGGTCCCCAAGGCCATCTGTATCCCCACCAAGCTGTCCCCCATTTCCATGCTCTATCAAGATAACGAAGAGAACGTCATTCTCCGACATTATGAAGACATGGTAGTTGACGAATGTGGGTGTgggtag